The following are encoded together in the Streptomyces rapamycinicus NRRL 5491 genome:
- a CDS encoding DUF6907 domain-containing protein, with protein MSAPRTVTVHTRDHGPVTLTCPTWCTTAHPDGGYRVDISHTGDETGLTLDTTRGTAYLMPTFLEQRPYTEQRPPGRGLFINIGLDGDFYPSDPAQLHGIAEALIRHGAQLHALAGHLAALLREEGSR; from the coding sequence GTGAGCGCGCCCCGCACGGTCACCGTGCACACCCGCGACCACGGCCCCGTCACCCTCACCTGCCCCACCTGGTGCACGACCGCCCACCCGGACGGGGGGTACCGGGTCGATATCTCCCACACGGGCGACGAGACCGGCCTCACCCTCGACACCACCCGCGGCACGGCCTACCTCATGCCGACCTTCCTGGAGCAGCGGCCGTACACCGAGCAGCGGCCCCCGGGCCGTGGGCTGTTCATCAACATCGGCCTGGACGGCGACTTCTACCCGTCCGACCCCGCGCAACTGCACGGCATCGCCGAGGCCCTCATCCGGCACGGCGCCCAGCTCCACGCGCTCGCCGGGCACCTCGCCGCGCTCCTCCGAGAGGAGGGCAGCCGATGA